The following are encoded in a window of Rubellicoccus peritrichatus genomic DNA:
- a CDS encoding thioredoxin family protein has protein sequence MSKVLDIQPNQFKSEVIDFAGKVVVDFYGPKCGPCQTMVPLLDELADEYANEVKFVKVDATQSYKLAAEHGVTTVPTFMLFDNGEKQKRESGTKTKIAFYKWIDS, from the coding sequence ATGAGTAAAGTTTTAGATATTCAACCCAATCAGTTTAAAAGCGAAGTAATCGATTTCGCAGGTAAAGTCGTTGTCGACTTTTATGGACCAAAGTGCGGCCCCTGCCAAACGATGGTACCTCTTCTGGATGAGCTTGCTGATGAATATGCAAATGAAGTGAAGTTTGTGAAGGTCGACGCGACTCAATCATACAAATTAGCAGCCGAGCATGGAGTTACAACTGTCCCAACCTTCATGTTATTTGATAATGGTGAAAAACAAAAACGAGAATCAGGCACGAAAACGAAAATAGCTTTCTACAAGTGGATCGATTCCTAG
- a CDS encoding Fe(3+) ABC transporter substrate-binding protein, which yields MAFLSGASANEEITLYTHRHYESDQALFEQFEKETGIDVKVVKASADSLMERLKAEGGNTPADVLITADAGRLHKAKEQGLLQPVESEVLIERIPANLRDPDNNWFGFTERARIIAYAKDRVKPEELSTYEALAEPQWRGRVLARSSSNIYNQSLLASIIAADGEKEAYKWASGVRKNMARPPQGSDRDQMRAVAAGLGDVAIVNTYYLGLLLNSDNPKDKKVGESLGVFFPNQKGRGTHINISGAGVVANASNPDGGKRFLEFLASDQAQESFPESSYEYPAVEGIQWSPLLESWGQFKQDDLSLSELGALNAEAIRVFNRAGWE from the coding sequence TTGGCATTCCTATCGGGTGCCAGCGCCAACGAGGAAATCACCCTCTACACGCACCGGCATTATGAGTCTGACCAGGCGCTTTTTGAGCAATTCGAAAAGGAGACAGGTATTGACGTTAAAGTCGTTAAGGCCAGTGCAGATAGTTTGATGGAACGCTTAAAAGCTGAAGGCGGAAACACGCCTGCGGATGTCCTAATCACGGCCGATGCTGGACGGCTTCATAAGGCCAAAGAGCAAGGACTACTGCAGCCAGTCGAGTCAGAAGTTTTGATTGAGCGCATCCCTGCTAATCTCCGGGATCCGGATAACAATTGGTTCGGCTTTACCGAGCGCGCACGCATCATTGCATATGCGAAGGATCGCGTAAAACCAGAAGAGCTGAGCACCTACGAGGCACTCGCCGAACCACAATGGCGGGGTCGTGTTCTAGCACGCTCATCATCCAATATTTACAACCAGTCCCTACTCGCTTCGATCATTGCTGCTGATGGCGAAAAGGAAGCTTACAAATGGGCAAGTGGCGTTCGCAAAAACATGGCCCGCCCGCCACAAGGCAGTGATCGTGATCAGATGCGTGCCGTCGCAGCTGGTCTTGGGGATGTAGCAATTGTGAACACTTATTATCTCGGCCTACTGTTGAATTCCGACAACCCAAAGGATAAAAAGGTTGGTGAATCTCTTGGTGTTTTCTTTCCGAATCAAAAAGGACGTGGTACTCATATTAATATCAGTGGAGCTGGTGTTGTGGCCAACGCATCCAATCCTGATGGCGGAAAGCGCTTTCTGGAGTTCCTGGCTTCAGATCAAGCACAAGAAAGTTTTCCGGAGAGCTCTTATGAGTATCCCGCCGTTGAAGGAATTCAATGGTCTCCACTTCTTGAAAGCTGGGGGCAGTTCAAACAAGACGACTTGAGTTTGTCCGAACTGGGGGCATTAAACGCCGAAGCAATCCGCGTGTTTAATCGTGCTGGATGGGAATAG
- a CDS encoding ABC transporter ATP-binding protein — MLRLEQITKSYARGEHAAVNAVSLSIDEGEHMALVGESGCGKTTLLRLLVGLEAPDAGSIHIGDKEVASEVSWVPAEKRGIGLVFQGGALFPHLDVAANIAYGLHRKSRNERKSVVEDMLKLIGLPDAQKRYPHELSGGERQRVAIARALAPKPSAILLDEPFSNLDPYLRERLRKDLSGILREVKTTCILVTHDISDAMNFGDRVAVMRKGNLQQVGKPNLIVQRPANEYCAQLFLHAGASVLPGLSQQVPKTDQNP; from the coding sequence ATGCTCAGACTGGAACAAATCACCAAAAGCTATGCCCGAGGCGAACATGCCGCGGTCAATGCGGTGAGCTTGTCCATTGATGAAGGTGAGCATATGGCATTGGTTGGAGAAAGTGGTTGTGGCAAAACGACTCTCCTGCGTTTACTCGTTGGGCTGGAAGCACCGGATGCCGGAAGTATCCATATTGGAGACAAGGAGGTTGCAAGTGAAGTAAGCTGGGTTCCTGCTGAAAAGCGAGGCATCGGCCTTGTCTTCCAGGGTGGTGCTCTTTTTCCACATCTGGATGTTGCTGCGAATATCGCATACGGCCTCCATCGTAAATCCAGGAATGAGCGCAAGTCTGTCGTCGAGGACATGTTGAAACTCATCGGCCTGCCGGATGCTCAAAAGCGATATCCTCATGAATTGTCCGGCGGAGAACGTCAGCGAGTCGCCATTGCCCGTGCCCTTGCCCCAAAGCCAAGTGCGATTCTTCTGGATGAGCCTTTCAGTAATCTCGATCCCTACCTGCGTGAACGCCTTCGCAAGGACCTTAGCGGCATTCTCCGTGAAGTTAAAACGACCTGTATCCTTGTCACGCATGACATAAGTGATGCGATGAACTTCGGCGATCGTGTTGCTGTAATGCGTAAAGGCAATCTACAGCAAGTCGGCAAACCGAACTTAATCGTTCAGCGTCCAGCCAACGAATACTGCGCACAACTCTTCCTCCATGCCGGGGCTTCCGTGCTGCCTGGACTCAGCCAGCAAGTACCTAAGACTGATCAAAATCCATAG
- a CDS encoding iron ABC transporter permease, with protein sequence MGIARPSPSLRRLWKSEVDAWSVFAVLLAVVLLAPLVAVFIGGFETGPEWGHISETVLGGYISNTLIVLVLVCLLSLMLAIPSAWIVSMYDFPGRKLFSWALGAPLAIPTYVAATVYYDTLNAAIPALIQIRKSFGIDTYLLAEQILRYGMLAVLMSAVLYPYVYLGLRASFSGQQGVFIEAARTLGRGPWSIFWKIALPLSRPALVAGLSLIAMEVMNDYGAVNFFGVPTLTEGLFRTWFGLSDQASGIRLAGVMIAIMFVILSVEYYLRGKARYTQSQERAATSARRKLSSGRAALAVVICMIPLTLGFIIPATRLTYWAILSYGGNGNSSSGLLQIGNSLLLSLIVMVVICAFALLFAYAWRLHSNRWLRLTTRAATLGYAVPGAAIAIGVMTLLGTLDRGFTWLPILSGTLLALGFAYVVRFFTIGFQNIHAGMTQVCGNLDEASRTLGHGPAKTFWRVNLRLLKGPLICASILVFIDIIKELPLTLVLRPADFETLSTLAFGFAKEGRYLESALPSLIIVLVGMVGLVIMGRFTEESQTNH encoded by the coding sequence ATGGGAATAGCCCGACCATCACCTTCACTCCGTCGACTCTGGAAATCAGAGGTCGATGCATGGTCGGTTTTCGCTGTCTTGCTGGCGGTGGTGTTACTGGCACCTCTGGTCGCAGTATTTATTGGTGGTTTCGAAACTGGCCCCGAATGGGGGCACATCTCCGAGACGGTTCTTGGCGGTTACATCAGCAACACACTCATCGTCCTTGTCCTTGTCTGTCTCCTTTCGCTCATGCTCGCGATACCGTCGGCATGGATCGTTTCGATGTACGATTTCCCCGGGAGAAAACTATTCAGTTGGGCGCTGGGTGCTCCCCTTGCGATCCCCACTTATGTCGCTGCCACAGTTTATTATGACACACTGAATGCAGCCATTCCGGCTCTGATTCAGATCCGCAAAAGTTTCGGCATAGACACCTATCTACTGGCCGAACAAATTCTGCGCTACGGTATGCTAGCAGTATTAATGAGCGCCGTATTGTATCCCTATGTCTATCTTGGACTGCGTGCTTCCTTCAGCGGGCAACAAGGTGTTTTCATTGAGGCGGCAAGAACCTTGGGGCGCGGACCATGGAGTATCTTTTGGAAGATCGCCCTTCCCCTTTCTCGCCCTGCCCTCGTTGCCGGATTGAGCCTCATCGCGATGGAGGTAATGAATGACTACGGTGCGGTCAACTTCTTCGGCGTACCAACATTGACTGAAGGATTGTTTCGCACCTGGTTTGGATTGAGTGATCAAGCCTCGGGAATCCGATTGGCCGGCGTCATGATTGCAATCATGTTCGTGATACTCTCAGTGGAATACTATCTACGCGGAAAAGCGCGCTACACACAGAGTCAGGAACGCGCAGCAACATCTGCACGAAGAAAATTGTCAAGTGGGCGCGCCGCACTTGCCGTTGTCATATGTATGATTCCATTGACACTGGGCTTTATCATACCAGCGACACGTCTCACCTACTGGGCGATACTAAGCTACGGTGGCAATGGCAATTCATCATCCGGTCTCTTGCAAATTGGCAACAGCCTTTTGTTATCCTTGATCGTGATGGTTGTCATCTGCGCCTTCGCGCTCCTCTTTGCCTATGCCTGGCGCCTGCACAGTAATCGCTGGCTACGATTGACAACACGTGCTGCGACACTGGGCTATGCTGTTCCCGGAGCAGCCATTGCAATCGGCGTAATGACACTACTCGGCACTCTTGATCGTGGCTTCACCTGGCTGCCGATATTAAGTGGAACTTTATTAGCACTTGGTTTCGCTTACGTCGTTCGCTTTTTTACGATCGGCTTCCAAAACATCCACGCTGGCATGACACAGGTCTGCGGCAATCTCGACGAAGCATCCCGCACACTGGGTCACGGTCCTGCCAAGACCTTCTGGCGTGTCAACCTGCGTTTGCTAAAGGGACCACTGATCTGCGCTTCGATACTGGTTTTCATCGATATCATTAAAGAGCTCCCACTGACGTTGGTTCTGCGTCCAGCCGACTTTGAAACACTCTCCACGCTTGCCTTTGGCTTTGCCAAAGAAGGACGTTACCTTGAATCCGCTCTGCCATCCCTCATCATTGTGCTTGTCGGAATGGTCGGACTTGTGATCATGGGAAGATTTACAGAAGAATCTCAAACGAACCATTAG
- a CDS encoding glutamate--tRNA ligase, giving the protein MSKVRVRFAPSPTGFFHIGSARTALFNWLYARHTNGTFVLRIEDTDKERNTPEALAALLDGMRWLGLDWDEGPEAGGEFGPYFQSERQSIYEAYLKKLSDDGRTYEKDGAVFFKLLGERYVEFDKYKNADLEKVRSEPVVIEDAVRGRVEKAVEQDFVIRRSNGDFGFHFVNVVDDITMQITHVIRGEDHLSNTARHVELYRALGATPPVFAHIPLILKSDGKGKMSKRESGALIEEYRQRHFLPQAVRNFLCLLGWNPKDESEVMPIEEIIERFDFPAIQKDGARFDEQKLSHINTEYLRALNLETFAWMAAPILTEAGLIDDSLDEDYLQAVLSVAQEKAKDLTGLPELVGFFFNDNFIIDPSARERVFKKGDPLDRLAEATEALEAVTEWNKEAIEQSLETLAEEKGQKKFAYFPILRLATSGQSGGPDLLAMLEVLGKGRVVSRCKGFG; this is encoded by the coding sequence ATGTCCAAAGTTCGTGTCAGATTCGCACCAAGCCCGACGGGCTTCTTCCATATCGGGAGCGCCCGGACCGCGCTCTTCAACTGGCTGTATGCCCGCCACACAAATGGCACCTTCGTGCTGCGCATTGAAGACACTGACAAGGAGCGCAATACTCCAGAAGCACTAGCCGCTTTACTGGATGGCATGCGCTGGCTCGGTCTTGACTGGGACGAAGGCCCGGAAGCCGGTGGTGAATTTGGCCCCTACTTCCAAAGCGAACGCCAATCCATCTACGAAGCATATCTCAAAAAACTGAGTGACGATGGCCGCACTTACGAAAAAGACGGCGCTGTTTTCTTTAAACTGCTAGGTGAGCGATATGTTGAGTTCGACAAATACAAGAATGCCGATCTGGAAAAAGTCCGCAGCGAGCCGGTAGTAATCGAAGACGCCGTTCGCGGTCGCGTCGAAAAAGCAGTCGAGCAGGATTTTGTCATTCGCCGCTCCAACGGAGACTTCGGCTTTCATTTCGTCAATGTCGTCGATGACATCACGATGCAGATCACGCATGTCATCCGCGGCGAAGACCATCTCTCCAATACCGCACGCCATGTGGAGCTTTACCGTGCCTTGGGTGCAACGCCACCAGTGTTTGCACACATCCCATTAATTCTCAAAAGCGACGGAAAGGGCAAGATGAGCAAGCGGGAAAGTGGCGCCCTGATCGAAGAATACCGCCAAAGGCACTTCCTTCCTCAGGCAGTTCGCAACTTCCTTTGCCTCCTTGGCTGGAATCCAAAGGATGAAAGCGAAGTCATGCCCATTGAGGAAATCATCGAACGCTTTGACTTCCCGGCTATCCAAAAAGACGGTGCCCGTTTTGATGAGCAGAAGCTATCGCATATCAACACCGAGTATCTCCGCGCCCTCAATCTGGAAACCTTCGCCTGGATGGCTGCACCAATCCTGACCGAAGCCGGTTTGATTGATGACAGTCTCGACGAAGATTACCTTCAGGCCGTACTATCCGTGGCTCAGGAAAAAGCAAAAGACCTGACAGGCCTGCCCGAACTGGTCGGTTTCTTCTTCAACGATAATTTCATCATCGATCCAAGTGCAAGAGAACGTGTTTTCAAAAAAGGTGATCCTCTCGACCGCCTTGCAGAAGCCACCGAAGCCCTGGAAGCAGTCACTGAATGGAACAAAGAAGCGATCGAGCAGTCTCTTGAAACCCTGGCCGAAGAAAAGGGACAAAAGAAGTTCGCCTACTTTCCCATCCTGCGCCTGGCCACCTCAGGTCAATCCGGTGGCCCCGATCTTCTGGCAATGTTGGAAGTCCTCGGTAAAGGACGAGTCGTTTCGCGCTGCAAGGGGTTTGGGTAA
- a CDS encoding autotransporter outer membrane beta-barrel domain-containing protein yields the protein MRIVMGINVDKSNWMGFALCVWAGSIMLVQQASAFTCETEDSSSSFLEICTGEIGIVDFSDNVSSGEEEKTWRMDLVGPFTESSEQILSATFAIASPNASGTSNKDARDVNSTQLSIDGEGSSLTLDNDSSGTNLNIASVSVMTGHGHSGQTNDFGSEGKRGGNGGSIIGDFGLDVQDLAFTANNVETAFYAAAIANYGNTGGDADDTLGVNHATGGTGGQGGSITGNVILSLDNTQITESTMNELIVVDVEAGAGGNGGKATADGGGGDSGDGGDGGSIDGDVTVSIKDSNIDASVSDLGVSVNVASGAGGNGGKMSSAITGHTIEGGAGGNGGDISSSVSLSLDASTINLTNGGFDLVVAAGTGGDGGKVESGGDGELDPSGGGDGGSIEASPVLFLVSSSTVNLTNDGFSIRAEAGTGGQGGDGDNTLNAVVTGGKGGVGGSINFDSNTSLLIQSSSIGITLADGNTEPGISVVSQAGTGGRGGDGESSNGITLDGGDGAVGGSLSNQTLLQIESSSIEINISDATDASAIYVASQGGTGGKGGHVVNDDLATTTSRGGDGGLGGDASTAELVLGGSGDDTAALSIESGATDHAAIHVLSQGGAGGAGNFTNTFGSHKAGNGGDGRTAGIAALILNEGSDLNIVTTGDNAEAILIESIGGTGGQGGWAFQDGAGDAGDGGFAALPEVGLIGGEIRTEGEGSHGIRVYSAAGAGGMGAEYPDDRPYGGDSGNGGNGGNGWILVGYLESTTVETLGNNAVAVYIKSEGGAGGAGGSAHTQDYKGGNGGDGGDAGLIAVEFNSLDLNTAGESSVALYIASTGGAAGSAGQGHGLGRDGSTGLSGSASTVVGELYDSTISTTGKGAHGVVIQSTSNSGRHGGGGDRVEFYGSGEIEVLGDQAHGVVAQSMANVASFSDYVAIASSSGNTDYNSENVVVVLETDITTYGESSFGILAESISANSGTVFIDTSGDITLSGNNSTAIRASSQGNNSSGPVQIYVNGAISASGDNSSGIYANSTSSITSSILLVIEDGGSVLVGENGNHAIEFSGGDDNNIINAGTISKPDSDSSTGYAIYTSGGGMNFSNSGTFIGSVFMDSEDEIHDNFIKNEDSGIFMSGAEVSLANLGEDFGFFENFGTFSPGGPGVLQTTTYIGGAFWQYSTGILEIDLNVTSGEVDVFQTAQSDINLLGTVSVSLLESTSIQDGATGVVEFIKAAQGNVDSSMLEVESGAVIDYSLSQEDIGSEITIDGVTFNSYTAVELGYTVDFTGGLDEIGHTNGVGFGNYWADIIDSVNQDSVEEGEAETAFAPLSLSSTDSVSSLNTTSSAVLTDVQSLILSVSTQEALQSLYDGYVVDEAAVPVLSGIQSMLDLMDTMHSRPQLSMDPDHFLRLRERTTLQAIGGYTDRDNTANNGGYNQNNYGVTGSIQQEIGNGLFYEFGGIFESVQISGNNYSQDGERYQLALALKYEDGPLTVSGTVGGGYYDLDYDRNYFSVSGNQSASADITGGYIAAEARVSYLIQQNGYYLRPIGALTVTHNMQDGFSETGSGPINWNVDSIAETDAFARFMLELGGSFEISGLPTLAFVRPGLTTYLTNRDVGVDATLSGLSTNSLSSNFKDDQLFGELTLGIETDINSSLSVALEADGAVSANVNAIGGTFRVSYGF from the coding sequence ATGAGAATCGTAATGGGCATAAATGTTGATAAAAGTAACTGGATGGGCTTCGCTCTGTGTGTTTGGGCCGGCAGCATCATGCTGGTTCAACAAGCTTCAGCGTTTACCTGTGAGACGGAAGACAGTTCATCGAGTTTTTTAGAAATCTGCACTGGCGAAATTGGCATCGTTGATTTCAGTGATAACGTTTCTAGCGGCGAGGAAGAAAAGACCTGGCGGATGGATCTGGTAGGCCCATTCACCGAATCATCCGAACAGATTCTCAGCGCGACTTTCGCGATTGCGTCGCCCAATGCATCCGGCACTTCAAACAAAGATGCTCGTGACGTGAATTCCACTCAACTATCCATTGATGGTGAGGGTTCATCATTGACGCTGGATAACGATTCATCCGGAACCAATCTGAATATCGCTTCGGTCAGTGTAATGACAGGGCATGGGCACTCCGGTCAAACCAACGACTTTGGCAGTGAGGGAAAGCGCGGAGGTAACGGCGGAAGCATCATTGGAGATTTTGGATTAGATGTTCAGGATTTGGCCTTTACGGCCAATAACGTAGAGACCGCCTTCTATGCAGCCGCAATTGCAAATTATGGTAATACCGGTGGCGATGCCGATGACACTCTTGGTGTCAACCATGCCACTGGCGGCACCGGTGGGCAAGGTGGAAGCATCACTGGTAATGTCATCTTGTCGCTGGATAACACCCAAATAACTGAATCGACAATGAACGAACTGATCGTCGTTGATGTAGAAGCTGGTGCAGGAGGTAACGGAGGCAAAGCCACTGCAGACGGCGGTGGAGGCGACTCTGGTGATGGCGGAGACGGAGGCAGTATCGATGGAGACGTTACTGTTTCGATTAAAGACAGCAACATTGATGCCTCAGTTTCCGATCTTGGAGTTTCTGTGAATGTTGCATCTGGTGCTGGAGGTAACGGAGGCAAGATGTCATCTGCAATCACCGGGCATACGATCGAAGGAGGTGCTGGAGGCAATGGAGGTGATATTAGTTCATCAGTCTCACTCTCCCTAGATGCTTCGACCATCAATCTGACCAATGGGGGCTTTGATCTTGTGGTGGCAGCTGGAACTGGCGGTGATGGCGGCAAAGTCGAATCTGGCGGTGATGGTGAATTAGACCCCAGTGGTGGAGGAGATGGGGGTAGCATCGAGGCTTCTCCCGTTTTATTTTTAGTTAGCTCTTCAACCGTTAACTTAACGAATGATGGTTTTTCAATCAGGGCGGAAGCCGGTACGGGCGGCCAAGGTGGTGATGGGGACAACACCCTGAATGCTGTTGTTACCGGAGGTAAAGGCGGCGTAGGCGGTTCTATAAATTTTGATTCGAATACGTCTTTGCTGATACAATCCTCCTCGATTGGAATAACACTAGCAGATGGTAACACGGAGCCTGGAATTTCGGTGGTTTCTCAAGCCGGCACAGGAGGAAGAGGTGGAGACGGCGAATCATCGAATGGAATAACATTAGATGGAGGTGACGGTGCGGTAGGTGGATCGCTAAGCAACCAGACGTTATTGCAGATCGAATCTTCCTCCATAGAAATTAATATATCCGATGCGACTGACGCTTCTGCCATTTATGTGGCTTCGCAGGGCGGCACTGGCGGAAAGGGTGGGCATGTTGTAAACGACGATCTTGCTACTACTACTTCCAGAGGCGGAGACGGTGGCCTCGGTGGTGACGCGAGCACGGCAGAGCTTGTTTTGGGAGGAAGCGGTGATGATACTGCAGCTTTATCTATCGAGTCGGGCGCGACTGACCATGCGGCAATTCATGTATTGTCGCAAGGCGGTGCTGGTGGAGCCGGTAACTTTACGAATACTTTTGGTTCTCATAAGGCGGGTAATGGTGGAGACGGTCGTACTGCCGGGATTGCTGCGCTTATTCTGAATGAAGGCTCTGATTTAAATATTGTAACTACGGGCGATAATGCTGAGGCGATCTTGATAGAAAGCATCGGCGGTACGGGTGGCCAAGGGGGATGGGCTTTTCAGGACGGTGCAGGCGATGCGGGTGATGGCGGTTTCGCGGCATTACCTGAAGTGGGTTTGATTGGTGGCGAAATCCGAACCGAGGGTGAAGGATCACATGGCATTCGCGTTTACAGCGCAGCTGGCGCCGGAGGCATGGGAGCAGAGTATCCTGACGATCGTCCGTACGGAGGCGATTCCGGTAATGGCGGCAATGGCGGCAATGGCTGGATATTAGTCGGCTATCTTGAATCGACTACGGTTGAGACTCTCGGGAACAATGCAGTTGCGGTTTACATTAAGAGTGAAGGCGGCGCAGGTGGTGCCGGTGGCAGTGCCCATACTCAAGATTACAAAGGCGGTAATGGTGGCGATGGAGGAGACGCTGGCCTTATCGCAGTCGAATTTAATTCACTCGACCTCAATACGGCAGGAGAAAGTTCAGTCGCTCTCTACATTGCAAGCACGGGTGGCGCTGCAGGCTCAGCAGGTCAGGGTCACGGTCTAGGGAGAGATGGATCCACAGGTCTCTCCGGGTCAGCCAGCACCGTGGTTGGAGAGCTGTATGACAGCACGATTAGCACCACTGGAAAAGGAGCTCACGGGGTCGTGATACAGAGCACGAGTAACTCGGGTCGTCATGGCGGTGGTGGAGATCGAGTGGAGTTCTACGGTAGTGGAGAAATTGAGGTTCTTGGAGATCAGGCACACGGCGTGGTCGCGCAGAGCATGGCTAACGTTGCTTCTTTTTCGGACTACGTGGCGATTGCCTCTAGCTCCGGTAACACGGATTATAATTCTGAGAATGTTGTCGTCGTGCTCGAGACCGACATCACGACATATGGGGAATCCAGCTTCGGAATTCTCGCTGAAAGCATATCGGCTAATAGTGGCACCGTTTTTATTGATACCTCGGGAGATATTACACTTAGTGGAAATAATTCCACTGCGATTCGTGCGTCTTCTCAGGGAAACAATTCCAGCGGCCCAGTTCAAATCTACGTTAATGGTGCCATTTCTGCTAGTGGAGACAATAGCAGCGGGATCTACGCCAATAGCACAAGCTCAATCACTTCCTCAATTTTACTTGTGATTGAAGATGGAGGTTCTGTTTTGGTTGGAGAAAACGGAAATCATGCAATTGAGTTTTCGGGCGGTGATGATAATAACATTATAAACGCGGGGACAATCTCGAAACCCGACAGCGATTCATCAACCGGATACGCCATCTACACTTCCGGCGGAGGAATGAATTTTTCCAACAGTGGGACTTTCATAGGTTCTGTTTTCATGGATTCTGAGGACGAAATTCACGACAACTTCATTAAAAATGAAGACTCGGGAATCTTCATGTCCGGGGCTGAAGTATCTCTAGCGAATCTTGGAGAAGACTTTGGTTTTTTTGAAAACTTCGGAACGTTCTCTCCCGGTGGACCGGGAGTTCTACAAACGACGACCTATATAGGTGGTGCTTTTTGGCAATATTCTACCGGCATCTTAGAGATCGATTTGAATGTCACTAGCGGCGAAGTCGATGTTTTCCAGACGGCTCAAAGCGATATTAACCTGCTTGGTACTGTTTCCGTATCTTTGCTGGAATCAACATCCATTCAGGACGGCGCAACCGGTGTTGTTGAATTTATCAAAGCGGCCCAAGGTAATGTTGATAGCAGTATGCTAGAGGTGGAGAGCGGCGCCGTTATTGATTACTCCTTAAGCCAGGAAGATATCGGTTCTGAGATCACTATCGACGGTGTTACTTTCAACAGCTATACCGCAGTCGAACTGGGCTACACCGTTGATTTTACGGGTGGCCTGGACGAGATTGGCCATACGAACGGAGTTGGCTTTGGGAACTACTGGGCCGACATCATCGACTCTGTGAATCAAGACTCTGTTGAGGAGGGTGAAGCGGAAACGGCTTTCGCGCCTCTCTCGCTGTCTTCGACAGATAGCGTTAGTTCGCTAAATACAACAAGCAGCGCAGTACTCACGGATGTTCAAAGTCTTATCCTGTCGGTATCGACCCAAGAGGCACTGCAAAGTCTCTATGATGGCTATGTCGTGGACGAAGCCGCAGTACCCGTGCTTTCCGGTATCCAGAGCATGCTGGACTTAATGGACACGATGCATAGTCGTCCGCAGTTGTCGATGGACCCGGATCACTTTCTTCGCTTGCGAGAGCGCACTACTTTACAGGCCATTGGCGGATACACAGATCGTGATAACACTGCAAACAATGGCGGTTATAATCAGAACAACTACGGCGTGACCGGGTCGATCCAGCAGGAGATCGGTAACGGTTTGTTTTATGAGTTCGGTGGCATCTTCGAGTCGGTGCAGATTTCTGGGAATAACTACTCCCAGGATGGCGAGCGTTATCAACTGGCTTTAGCCCTTAAGTACGAAGACGGTCCCTTGACTGTCTCGGGCACTGTGGGCGGAGGTTACTATGACTTGGACTATGACCGCAACTACTTCAGTGTCTCGGGCAACCAAAGTGCATCGGCAGATATTACCGGTGGCTATATCGCGGCCGAGGCTCGCGTCTCCTACCTCATACAGCAGAATGGTTATTACCTCCGGCCGATTGGCGCGTTGACAGTAACACACAACATGCAGGACGGATTTTCCGAAACGGGTTCAGGCCCGATCAACTGGAACGTTGATAGCATTGCTGAAACCGATGCCTTCGCCCGTTTCATGCTTGAACTAGGCGGTTCCTTCGAGATCAGTGGCCTGCCAACGCTTGCATTTGTTCGTCCGGGCCTAACCACCTACTTGACTAATCGTGACGTTGGTGTCGACGCCACTCTAAGTGGTTTAAGTACGAACTCCTTGTCCAGTAACTTCAAGGACGACCAGTTGTTTGGCGAGCTCACCCTGGGGATCGAAACTGATATAAACTCATCCCTGTCGGTTGCTTTAGAAGCTGACGGCGCTGTCTCCGCAAATGTTAACGCTATTGGCGGAACCTTCAGAGTCTCCTATGGATTTTGA
- a CDS encoding RDD family protein: protein MESNASGVYYQKSDYANFALRLSTLIIDLALSAGFGFALDAVAESASLTSGQYDTIIVVFLFLYFIEMKRRYGTIGNIVTRTRLIDVSGKRPSIYSMLVRSSLFVLGSLFFIIDIIWVTSDEKRQMIRDKFSGIYVIKRKAQPLGHGKVIYSSCMIASLNFLFKDVETN from the coding sequence ATGGAAAGCAACGCGTCAGGTGTTTACTATCAGAAATCTGATTATGCTAATTTCGCCTTGCGCCTATCGACACTGATTATCGACTTGGCACTATCTGCTGGGTTTGGTTTTGCCCTTGATGCAGTAGCGGAATCGGCAAGCCTCACCTCTGGACAGTACGATACCATAATCGTGGTATTTCTCTTTTTATACTTTATTGAAATGAAAAGGAGATACGGAACTATTGGTAATATTGTTACAAGGACACGCCTGATCGATGTATCAGGAAAACGACCATCTATTTATTCAATGCTCGTTCGAAGTTCTCTTTTCGTTTTGGGTTCGCTCTTTTTCATCATTGATATTATCTGGGTTACAAGCGACGAAAAGCGCCAAATGATAAGAGATAAATTCTCAGGCATATATGTCATAAAACGAAAAGCGCAGCCACTAGGTCACGGAAAGGTCATCTATTCGAGTTGTATGATCGCCAGTCTCAATTTTCTTTTCAAAGACGTTGAGACGAACTAG